In a single window of the Arachis hypogaea cultivar Tifrunner chromosome 6, arahy.Tifrunner.gnm2.J5K5, whole genome shotgun sequence genome:
- the LOC112695521 gene encoding DNA polymerase zeta catalytic subunit isoform X2 gives MWISSTVPSDWMWSPADDFGASSNNKPYCPKRQSTSELEGDASVDEILNQQFIMYSSLSQTCSDVKMVQSLVPIWEEQQKRTGVNEATMPPDPGKPLPEDVMKLLSAGIDFEKRLIELCNIAGTTVTLTPSQKELRETDIIGSASPPCSLNDAKIHEDGGDNSFSLLPVGKMHSSEIIGSSDIKAAEREAQHLLKWLATSQAAEDINSDDELVCEMMLSPQLPDATIDKLLEKVNMQYESESQKECQDILDSVDDMLELKFSKQKPCRSIDHGDPIEVSTESIIPQVDGSADDEYSIPFASLAETSSAAERNSESRRLSEYHVMHSTDTAVVSKDKRSKQWGSLPFSVADKVNCKGEQAIMQVTCPFESQSGDSTDSDNGVRKSACITRNVGRTVSESKQQRFVNCSLRDLMRRKRSFRVEQTECDSGTTKKLVLDRHEGSNICLWKKRMDLSTIQTNEEETKLLKNCDLKLTNHDNLVSRKLPLPDGKDSFLQDDMQSDECFSENEMEAPEASDLFRTSGNQGSLVYMPNPFPDVQLMRTDTNYKIITPERCQQTYSASSSSVQNLSIDNKVLCKPNCTNQDSHGSISFAQESQIPASHTRVLLNERVDNKKHGVNLLGEKNIVSESIDDDLKDKHMELTEVSVAKETCSTDKNLENLLPLPTMPDSHLHLDEESCDEMSGNALDVFLPISTKDSQKEMKTWNKYVAIKAPRSHGKKDVAIHYQNDGSHVYVLTPNILPPSVTSVQRWLSLDERDHTSQETEVEAKDVPEHTSGPTLQPKLYDDSSAEKKPVKPSCNNEGQTERVKASADGSQDNSQISGPMRKSNSTPLSQIGFRDPSSVGCGQQLTLLSIEVLAESRADLLPDPQFDAINIVALGFQNDCDSIIEVLVLLHNKFEPCQRSFDGLVGCKVLVFSDEKHLLKEFINIVSSSDPDILMGWDIQGYSLGFLAERASRLGLGLLNSLSRTPSDSSVASEDVKISGKGILEFDDPDTPSIDCCVQGSSIIEDEWGRTHASGVHVGGRIVLNVWRLIRGEVKLNLYSIEAVAEAVLRRKIPFFHYKVLTRWFSSGPGRARYRCIKYVVERTKLNLEILNQLDMVNRTSELARVFGIDFFSVLSRGSQYRVESMLLRLAHTQNYLAISPGNQQVASQPAMECLPLVMEPESGFYSDPVVVFDFQSLYPSMIIAYNLCFCTCLGKVVASKANTLGVSSFSPEQHVLQYLKDQILLTPNGVMFVPSKVRRGVLPRLLEEILSTRIMVKQAIKKLAPSEQVLQRIFNARQLALKLISNVTYGYTAAGFSGRMPCAELADSIVQCGRSTLERAISFVNLHEKWNARVIYGDTDSMFVLLKGRTIKESFQIGSEIASAITAMNPSPVTLKMEKVYQPCFLLTKKRYVGYSYESPEQIEPVFDAKGIETIRRDTCGAVAKIMEQSLRLFFQHQDLLEVKCYLQRQWKRILSGRFSLKDFVFAKEVRLGTYSGRISSLPPAAIVATKAMRSDRRAEPRYAERIPYVVIHGEPGARLSDMVVDPLEVLAIDSPFRINDLYYINKQIIPALQRVFSLVGADLIQWFLEMPRPVREASIKNKFSSNFQRTRIDYYYLSKHCIVCGQLVQASARLCSQCSKNEAAAATAVISKTSKLEQEMQHLVAICHHCGGGDRLLESGVKCTSIACTVFYERRKVQKELFAATDVAAEKGFYPKCTVEWF, from the exons ATGTGGATATCTTCCACTGTCCCATCTGATTGGATGTGGTCACCTGCCGATGACTTTGGTGCTTCATCAAACAATAAGCCTTACTGCCCTAAAAGGCAAAGCACATCTGAGCTTGAAGGAGATGCTTCTGTAGATG AGATTCTTAATCAGCAATTTATAATGTATTCATCTCTCTCACAAACATGCTCGGATGTGAAAATGGTTCAATCACTTGTACCTATATGGGAG GAACAGCAGAAAAGGACTGGAGTTAATGAGGCTACTATGCCTCCTGATCCTGGAAAACCACTTCCAGAAGATGTTATGAAGCTTCTTTCTGCTGGTATTGACTTTGAGAAAAGACTTATTGAATTGTGTAACATAGCTGGAACCACTGTGACTTTAACTCCTTCTCAGAAAGAATTAAG AGAAACAGATATAATAGGCTCAGCATCACCACCATGTTCATTAAATGATGCCAAAATACACGAAGATGGGGGTGATAACAGCTTCAGTTTGTTGCCTGTGGGCAAAATGCATTCATCTGAAATAATTGGATCGTCGGACATAAAG GCTGCAGAAAGGGAAGCCCAACATCTTCTCAAGTGGCTTGCAACTTCTCAAGCTGCAGAAGATATTAACTCTGATGATGAACTTGTTTGTGAAATGATGCTGAGTCCCCAGCTACCAGATGCAACGATTGATAAACTGCTGGAGAAAGTTAATATGCAATATGAGAGTGAGTCGCAAAAGGAATGTCAGGATATTCTAGATTCAGTTGATGATATGCTTGAGTTGAAGTTTTCTAAGCAAAAGCCTTGTCGTTCAATTGATCATGGTGATCCTATTGAAGTGTCAACTGAGAGTATAATACCCCAAGTTGATGGTTCAGCTGATGATGAATATTCAATTCCATTTGCTAGTTTGGCTGAAACCTCTTCTGCAGCAGAGAGAAATAGTGAATCCAGAAGGCTGTCTGAGTACCATGTCATGCACAGCACTGATACAGCCGTAGTTAGTAAAGATAAGAGGAGTAAGCAATGGGGGTCTTTGCCTTTTTCAGTGGCTGATAAGGTTAACTGCAAAGGAGAACAAGCTATAATGCAAGTGACTTGCCCATTTGAAAGTCAAAGTGGAGATTCTACTGATTCTGATAATGGGGTTAGAAAGAGTGCCTGTATTACAAGAAATGTGGGCAGAACTGTTTCAGAATCAAAACAACAGAGATTTGTTAACTGCTCTTTGCGGGACTTGATGAGGCGGAAGCGATCCTTTCGAGTTGAACAAACTGAATGCGATTCTGGAACAACTAAAAAGCTTGTTTTGGACAGACATGAGGGATCAAATATCTGCCTTTGGAAAAAACGAATGGATTTGAGCACAATTCAAACCAACGAGGAAGAAACAAAACTCCTGAAAAATTGTGATCTTAAACTGACCAATCATGATAATTTAGTGAGTCGGAAACTGCCACTTCCAGATGGTAAGGATAGTTTCTTACAGGATGATATGCAAAGCGATGAATGTTTTTCTGAAAATGAAATGGAGGCTCCAGAAGCAAGTGATCTGTTTAGGACTTCTGGAAATCAAGGTTCTTTAGTGTATATGCCAAATCCCTTTCCAGATGTTCAGTTAATGAGAACAGATaccaattataaaatcataacTCCTGAGAGGTGTCAACAAACTTATTCTGCATCTTCAAGCAGTGTACAGAACTTATCCATTGATAATAAAGTGTTATGCAAGCCTAATTGCACGAATCAGGATTCTCATGGCAGCATATCTTTTGCACAAGAAAGCCAAATTCCAGCAAGTCACACACGAGTGTTGCTTAATGAGAGAGTTGATAATAAAAAACATGGTGTAAATTTACTGGGTGAGAAGAATATTGTCTCAGAGTCTATTGATGATGACTTGAAGGATAAACACATGGAATTAACTGAAGTAAGTGTAGCTAAGGAAACCTGCTCAACTGACAAGAATCTTGAAAATCTTTTACCCTTGCCAACCATGCCTGATTCCCATTTACATTTGGATGAGGAAAGCTGTGATGAAATGTCAG GGAATGCTCTGGATGTTTTTCTTCCCATTTCCACAAAGGATTCCCAGAAAGAGATGAAGACTTGGAATAAATATGTTGCAATTAAAGCTCCTCGATCTCATGGGAAAAAGGATGTTGCTATCCACTATCAAAATGATGGCTCTCACGTATACGTGCTTACACCTAATATTTTGCCTCCGTCTGTAACCAGTGTGCAGAGATGGCTATCTCTAGATGAGAGAG ATCACACAAGTCAAGAAACTGAAGTAGAGGCCAAGGATGTGCCTGAACACACTTCGGGACCTACTCTCCAGCCAAAGCTTTATGATGATAGTAGTGCAGAAAAGAAACCAGTTAAACCATCATGCAATAATGAAGGACAAACAGAAAGAGTGAAGGCAAGTGCAGATGGTTCACAGGATAATTCACAGATATCAGGCCCTATGAGGAAATCAAATTCTACCCCTCTGAGTCAAATTGGCTTTCGAGACCCTTCAAGTGTTGGATGTGGACAGCAATTGACATTACTCAGTATAGAG GTCCTTGCTGAATCAAGAGCAGACCTTTTACCTGACCCTCAGTTTGACGCTATCAACATTGTAGCTCTTGGTTTTCAGAATGATTGTGATTCTATTATTGaagttcttgttcttttgcataaTAAGTTTGAACCTTGTCAGAG AAGTTTTGATGGCTTAGTAGGCTGCAAAGTGTTGGTCTTTTCTGATGAAAAACACTTGTTAAAGGAgtttataaatattgtctcttcATCTGACCCTGATATTTTGATGGGCTGGGATATTCAAGGGTATTCTCTTGGTTTCCTGGCAGAAAGGGCTTCACGCCTTGGTTTAGGATTACTTAACAGTTTGTCACGAACTCCATCTGATTCATCGGTTGCTTCTGAAGATGTGAAAATTTCCGGAAAAGGTATCTTGGAATTTGACGATCCTGATACTCCTAGTATAGATTGTTGTGTACAAGGAAGTTCAATAATTGAGGATGAATGGGGACGGACACATGCAAGTGGAGTTCATGTAGGTGGCAGAATTGTCCTTAATGTATGGCGGCTGATCCGCGGAGAAGTTAAGCTGAACTTATATTCAATTGAAGCTGTAGCTGAAGCTGTATTGAGGCGGAAAATTCCATTCTTTCACTACAAGGTGCTGACAAGATGGTTTTCAAGTGGTCCTGGACGAGCAAGATATCGGTGTATCAAATATGTTGTAGAAAGAACAAAGCTGAACCTTGAGATCTTAAACCAACTTGATATG GTGAATCGGACATCAGAACTTGCTCGTGTCTTTGGCATAGACTTTTTTTCTGTTCTATCACGTGGTTCACAATATCGGGTTGAATCCATGTTATTGAGGTTGGCCCATACACAAAACTATCTTGCTATCTCACCTGGAAATCAACAG GTTGCTTCTCAACCTGCCATGGAATGCCTGCCTCTAGTTATGGAACCCGAGTCAGGATTTTATTCTGATCCTGTTGTTGTATTTGACTTTCAATCTTTATATCCATCTATGATAATTGCATACAACCTTTGCTTTTGTACGTGTCTTGGCAAAGTTGTAGCTTCGAAGGCTAACACGCTTGGGGTCAGTTCATTTTCGCCAGAGCAACATGTTCTTCAGTATTTGAAAGATCAAATTTTGCTCACTCCAAATGGTGTTATGTTTGTACCTTCCAAG GTTCGCAGAGGTGTGCTTCCCCGCTTATTGGAAGAGATCTTGTCAACCAGAATAATGGTGAAACAAGCAATTAAAAAGTTGGCTCCCTCAGAGCAAGTGCTTCAGCGG atATTTAATGCAAGGCAGCTGGCATTGAAGCTCATATCCAATGTAACATATGGTTACACTGCTGCTGGATTTAGTGGTCGCATGCCTTGTGCAGAACTTGCAGACAGTATTGTTCAATGTGGCCGTAGTACACTGGAGAGGGCGATCTCATTTGTAAATCTACATGAAAAGTGGAATGCTAGAGTTATTTACGGAGATACTGATAG TATGTTTGTCCTCCTTAAAGGACGCACTATCAAAGAATCTTTCCAAATTGGGAGTGAGATTGCTTCTGCTATCACTGCTATGAATCCTAGTCCTGTTACCCTGAAGATGGAGAAAGTTTATCAACCTTGTTTCCTCCTGACAAAGAAGCGATATGTTGGCTACAGTTATGAAAGCCCTGAACAAATCGAACCTGTTTTTGATGCTAAAGGTATTGAGACAATCCGCAGGGACACGTGTGGTGCAGTTGCAAAGATAATGGAACAGTCTTTGAGATTATTTTTTCAGCATCAGGATTTATTGGAG GTCAAATGTTACTTGCAACGTCAGTGGAAGAGGATACTTTCTGGAAGATTCTCCCTGAAAGATTTCGTCTTTGCAAAGGAGGTTCGTCTGGGTACCTACAGTGGAAGGATCTCTTCACTTCCTCCTGCTGCAATTGTGGCCACTAAGGCAATGAGATCTGATCGTAGGGCAGAACCACGATATGCTGAGAGAATACCTTATGTTGTAATCCATGGTGAGCCTGGAGCCCGCCTGTCTGATATGGTTGTGGATCCATTAGAAGTCTTGGCAATTGATTCTCCATTTAGAATAAATGATTTATATTACATTAACAAGCAAATAATACCAGCCTTGCAGCGTGTCTTTAGCCTTGTTGGCGCTGACCTGATCCAGTGGTTTTTAGAGATGCCCCGTCCTGTAAGGGAAGCATCTATAAAGAATAAGTTCTCTTCAAATTTTCAGAGAACCAGAATTGATTATTACTATCTCTCGAAACATTGTATAGTATGTGGGCAGTTGGTCCAGGCTTCAGCACGTTTGTGTAGTCAATGCTCCAAAAATGAAGCAGCTGCTGCAACAGCAGTGATTAGTAAAACTTCTAAGTTGGAGCAAGAGATGCAACATCTTGTTGCT ATATGTCACCACTGTGGCGGCGGTGATAGGCTTCTCGAAAGTGGGGTGAAGTGCACGTCCATTGCATGCACGGTGTTCTATGAGAGGCGGAAAGTTCAGAAAGAATTATTTGCTGCCACTGATGTCGCTGCAGAGAAAGGCTTCTATCCGaaatgcacggtagaatggttctaa
- the LOC112695521 gene encoding DNA polymerase zeta catalytic subunit isoform X1 yields the protein MTDSQSNSEIFSVRIVSIDYYMAPPIQGADICYSSFHGGKVKEVPVIRVYGSTPSGQKTCLHIHRALPYMYVPCSDIPLQPDQEGDAYTYKVAASLEKALQLKGSAGSTRQHVHGCSLVRARRFYGYHSFEELFVKIYLYYPQDVSRAANLLLAGAVLDKCLQPHESHIPYILQFLVDYNLYGMGHLHLTKMKFRHPVPDSSHKKSSIYSEHIMADSGADVCLESKMWISSTVPSDWMWSPADDFGASSNNKPYCPKRQSTSELEGDASVDEILNQQFIMYSSLSQTCSDVKMVQSLVPIWEEQQKRTGVNEATMPPDPGKPLPEDVMKLLSAGIDFEKRLIELCNIAGTTVTLTPSQKELRETDIIGSASPPCSLNDAKIHEDGGDNSFSLLPVGKMHSSEIIGSSDIKAAEREAQHLLKWLATSQAAEDINSDDELVCEMMLSPQLPDATIDKLLEKVNMQYESESQKECQDILDSVDDMLELKFSKQKPCRSIDHGDPIEVSTESIIPQVDGSADDEYSIPFASLAETSSAAERNSESRRLSEYHVMHSTDTAVVSKDKRSKQWGSLPFSVADKVNCKGEQAIMQVTCPFESQSGDSTDSDNGVRKSACITRNVGRTVSESKQQRFVNCSLRDLMRRKRSFRVEQTECDSGTTKKLVLDRHEGSNICLWKKRMDLSTIQTNEEETKLLKNCDLKLTNHDNLVSRKLPLPDGKDSFLQDDMQSDECFSENEMEAPEASDLFRTSGNQGSLVYMPNPFPDVQLMRTDTNYKIITPERCQQTYSASSSSVQNLSIDNKVLCKPNCTNQDSHGSISFAQESQIPASHTRVLLNERVDNKKHGVNLLGEKNIVSESIDDDLKDKHMELTEVSVAKETCSTDKNLENLLPLPTMPDSHLHLDEESCDEMSGNALDVFLPISTKDSQKEMKTWNKYVAIKAPRSHGKKDVAIHYQNDGSHVYVLTPNILPPSVTSVQRWLSLDERDHTSQETEVEAKDVPEHTSGPTLQPKLYDDSSAEKKPVKPSCNNEGQTERVKASADGSQDNSQISGPMRKSNSTPLSQIGFRDPSSVGCGQQLTLLSIEVLAESRADLLPDPQFDAINIVALGFQNDCDSIIEVLVLLHNKFEPCQRSFDGLVGCKVLVFSDEKHLLKEFINIVSSSDPDILMGWDIQGYSLGFLAERASRLGLGLLNSLSRTPSDSSVASEDVKISGKGILEFDDPDTPSIDCCVQGSSIIEDEWGRTHASGVHVGGRIVLNVWRLIRGEVKLNLYSIEAVAEAVLRRKIPFFHYKVLTRWFSSGPGRARYRCIKYVVERTKLNLEILNQLDMVNRTSELARVFGIDFFSVLSRGSQYRVESMLLRLAHTQNYLAISPGNQQVASQPAMECLPLVMEPESGFYSDPVVVFDFQSLYPSMIIAYNLCFCTCLGKVVASKANTLGVSSFSPEQHVLQYLKDQILLTPNGVMFVPSKVRRGVLPRLLEEILSTRIMVKQAIKKLAPSEQVLQRIFNARQLALKLISNVTYGYTAAGFSGRMPCAELADSIVQCGRSTLERAISFVNLHEKWNARVIYGDTDSMFVLLKGRTIKESFQIGSEIASAITAMNPSPVTLKMEKVYQPCFLLTKKRYVGYSYESPEQIEPVFDAKGIETIRRDTCGAVAKIMEQSLRLFFQHQDLLEVKCYLQRQWKRILSGRFSLKDFVFAKEVRLGTYSGRISSLPPAAIVATKAMRSDRRAEPRYAERIPYVVIHGEPGARLSDMVVDPLEVLAIDSPFRINDLYYINKQIIPALQRVFSLVGADLIQWFLEMPRPVREASIKNKFSSNFQRTRIDYYYLSKHCIVCGQLVQASARLCSQCSKNEAAAATAVISKTSKLEQEMQHLVAICHHCGGGDRLLESGVKCTSIACTVFYERRKVQKELFAATDVAAEKGFYPKCTVEWF from the exons atgacGGATTCGCAGTCCAATTCAGAGATTTTCAGTGTTCGGATTGTCTCCATCGACTATTACATGGCTCCGCCGATCCAAGGCGCCGATATCTGTTACAGCAGCTTCCACG GGGGAAAAGTGAAGGAGGTTCCTGTTATAAGAGTGTATGGTTCTACTCCTTCAGGCCAGAAGACTTGCTTGCACATTCACCGA GCCTTGCCATATATGTATGTGCCATGTTCGGATATACCACTTCAACCAGACCAAGAAG GTGATGCATACACGTATAAGGTTGCTGCTTCTCTTGAGAAAGCCTTGCAG CTTAAAGGCAGTGCTGGTTCAACAAGGCAGCATGTGCATGGCTGCAGCCTTGTACGAGCAAGAAGATTCTATGGTTACCACTCGTTTGAGGAGTTATTTGTTAAGATATACCT ATATTATCCGCAAGATGTCTCCCGTGCTGCTAATCTTCTCTTG GCTGGTGCTGTTCTTGACAAATGTTTACAACCTCATGAATCACATATTCCCTATATTCTTCAGTTTTTG GTTGATTACAACTTGTATGGCATGGGTCATTTGCACCTAACAAAGATGAAATTTCGCCATCCTGTACCAGACTCTTCTCACAAGAAATCAAGTATTTATAGCGAGCACATAATG GCAGACTCAGGTGCTGATGTATGTTTGGAGTCAAAGATGTGGATATCTTCCACTGTCCCATCTGATTGGATGTGGTCACCTGCCGATGACTTTGGTGCTTCATCAAACAATAAGCCTTACTGCCCTAAAAGGCAAAGCACATCTGAGCTTGAAGGAGATGCTTCTGTAGATG AGATTCTTAATCAGCAATTTATAATGTATTCATCTCTCTCACAAACATGCTCGGATGTGAAAATGGTTCAATCACTTGTACCTATATGGGAG GAACAGCAGAAAAGGACTGGAGTTAATGAGGCTACTATGCCTCCTGATCCTGGAAAACCACTTCCAGAAGATGTTATGAAGCTTCTTTCTGCTGGTATTGACTTTGAGAAAAGACTTATTGAATTGTGTAACATAGCTGGAACCACTGTGACTTTAACTCCTTCTCAGAAAGAATTAAG AGAAACAGATATAATAGGCTCAGCATCACCACCATGTTCATTAAATGATGCCAAAATACACGAAGATGGGGGTGATAACAGCTTCAGTTTGTTGCCTGTGGGCAAAATGCATTCATCTGAAATAATTGGATCGTCGGACATAAAG GCTGCAGAAAGGGAAGCCCAACATCTTCTCAAGTGGCTTGCAACTTCTCAAGCTGCAGAAGATATTAACTCTGATGATGAACTTGTTTGTGAAATGATGCTGAGTCCCCAGCTACCAGATGCAACGATTGATAAACTGCTGGAGAAAGTTAATATGCAATATGAGAGTGAGTCGCAAAAGGAATGTCAGGATATTCTAGATTCAGTTGATGATATGCTTGAGTTGAAGTTTTCTAAGCAAAAGCCTTGTCGTTCAATTGATCATGGTGATCCTATTGAAGTGTCAACTGAGAGTATAATACCCCAAGTTGATGGTTCAGCTGATGATGAATATTCAATTCCATTTGCTAGTTTGGCTGAAACCTCTTCTGCAGCAGAGAGAAATAGTGAATCCAGAAGGCTGTCTGAGTACCATGTCATGCACAGCACTGATACAGCCGTAGTTAGTAAAGATAAGAGGAGTAAGCAATGGGGGTCTTTGCCTTTTTCAGTGGCTGATAAGGTTAACTGCAAAGGAGAACAAGCTATAATGCAAGTGACTTGCCCATTTGAAAGTCAAAGTGGAGATTCTACTGATTCTGATAATGGGGTTAGAAAGAGTGCCTGTATTACAAGAAATGTGGGCAGAACTGTTTCAGAATCAAAACAACAGAGATTTGTTAACTGCTCTTTGCGGGACTTGATGAGGCGGAAGCGATCCTTTCGAGTTGAACAAACTGAATGCGATTCTGGAACAACTAAAAAGCTTGTTTTGGACAGACATGAGGGATCAAATATCTGCCTTTGGAAAAAACGAATGGATTTGAGCACAATTCAAACCAACGAGGAAGAAACAAAACTCCTGAAAAATTGTGATCTTAAACTGACCAATCATGATAATTTAGTGAGTCGGAAACTGCCACTTCCAGATGGTAAGGATAGTTTCTTACAGGATGATATGCAAAGCGATGAATGTTTTTCTGAAAATGAAATGGAGGCTCCAGAAGCAAGTGATCTGTTTAGGACTTCTGGAAATCAAGGTTCTTTAGTGTATATGCCAAATCCCTTTCCAGATGTTCAGTTAATGAGAACAGATaccaattataaaatcataacTCCTGAGAGGTGTCAACAAACTTATTCTGCATCTTCAAGCAGTGTACAGAACTTATCCATTGATAATAAAGTGTTATGCAAGCCTAATTGCACGAATCAGGATTCTCATGGCAGCATATCTTTTGCACAAGAAAGCCAAATTCCAGCAAGTCACACACGAGTGTTGCTTAATGAGAGAGTTGATAATAAAAAACATGGTGTAAATTTACTGGGTGAGAAGAATATTGTCTCAGAGTCTATTGATGATGACTTGAAGGATAAACACATGGAATTAACTGAAGTAAGTGTAGCTAAGGAAACCTGCTCAACTGACAAGAATCTTGAAAATCTTTTACCCTTGCCAACCATGCCTGATTCCCATTTACATTTGGATGAGGAAAGCTGTGATGAAATGTCAG GGAATGCTCTGGATGTTTTTCTTCCCATTTCCACAAAGGATTCCCAGAAAGAGATGAAGACTTGGAATAAATATGTTGCAATTAAAGCTCCTCGATCTCATGGGAAAAAGGATGTTGCTATCCACTATCAAAATGATGGCTCTCACGTATACGTGCTTACACCTAATATTTTGCCTCCGTCTGTAACCAGTGTGCAGAGATGGCTATCTCTAGATGAGAGAG ATCACACAAGTCAAGAAACTGAAGTAGAGGCCAAGGATGTGCCTGAACACACTTCGGGACCTACTCTCCAGCCAAAGCTTTATGATGATAGTAGTGCAGAAAAGAAACCAGTTAAACCATCATGCAATAATGAAGGACAAACAGAAAGAGTGAAGGCAAGTGCAGATGGTTCACAGGATAATTCACAGATATCAGGCCCTATGAGGAAATCAAATTCTACCCCTCTGAGTCAAATTGGCTTTCGAGACCCTTCAAGTGTTGGATGTGGACAGCAATTGACATTACTCAGTATAGAG GTCCTTGCTGAATCAAGAGCAGACCTTTTACCTGACCCTCAGTTTGACGCTATCAACATTGTAGCTCTTGGTTTTCAGAATGATTGTGATTCTATTATTGaagttcttgttcttttgcataaTAAGTTTGAACCTTGTCAGAG AAGTTTTGATGGCTTAGTAGGCTGCAAAGTGTTGGTCTTTTCTGATGAAAAACACTTGTTAAAGGAgtttataaatattgtctcttcATCTGACCCTGATATTTTGATGGGCTGGGATATTCAAGGGTATTCTCTTGGTTTCCTGGCAGAAAGGGCTTCACGCCTTGGTTTAGGATTACTTAACAGTTTGTCACGAACTCCATCTGATTCATCGGTTGCTTCTGAAGATGTGAAAATTTCCGGAAAAGGTATCTTGGAATTTGACGATCCTGATACTCCTAGTATAGATTGTTGTGTACAAGGAAGTTCAATAATTGAGGATGAATGGGGACGGACACATGCAAGTGGAGTTCATGTAGGTGGCAGAATTGTCCTTAATGTATGGCGGCTGATCCGCGGAGAAGTTAAGCTGAACTTATATTCAATTGAAGCTGTAGCTGAAGCTGTATTGAGGCGGAAAATTCCATTCTTTCACTACAAGGTGCTGACAAGATGGTTTTCAAGTGGTCCTGGACGAGCAAGATATCGGTGTATCAAATATGTTGTAGAAAGAACAAAGCTGAACCTTGAGATCTTAAACCAACTTGATATG GTGAATCGGACATCAGAACTTGCTCGTGTCTTTGGCATAGACTTTTTTTCTGTTCTATCACGTGGTTCACAATATCGGGTTGAATCCATGTTATTGAGGTTGGCCCATACACAAAACTATCTTGCTATCTCACCTGGAAATCAACAG GTTGCTTCTCAACCTGCCATGGAATGCCTGCCTCTAGTTATGGAACCCGAGTCAGGATTTTATTCTGATCCTGTTGTTGTATTTGACTTTCAATCTTTATATCCATCTATGATAATTGCATACAACCTTTGCTTTTGTACGTGTCTTGGCAAAGTTGTAGCTTCGAAGGCTAACACGCTTGGGGTCAGTTCATTTTCGCCAGAGCAACATGTTCTTCAGTATTTGAAAGATCAAATTTTGCTCACTCCAAATGGTGTTATGTTTGTACCTTCCAAG GTTCGCAGAGGTGTGCTTCCCCGCTTATTGGAAGAGATCTTGTCAACCAGAATAATGGTGAAACAAGCAATTAAAAAGTTGGCTCCCTCAGAGCAAGTGCTTCAGCGG atATTTAATGCAAGGCAGCTGGCATTGAAGCTCATATCCAATGTAACATATGGTTACACTGCTGCTGGATTTAGTGGTCGCATGCCTTGTGCAGAACTTGCAGACAGTATTGTTCAATGTGGCCGTAGTACACTGGAGAGGGCGATCTCATTTGTAAATCTACATGAAAAGTGGAATGCTAGAGTTATTTACGGAGATACTGATAG TATGTTTGTCCTCCTTAAAGGACGCACTATCAAAGAATCTTTCCAAATTGGGAGTGAGATTGCTTCTGCTATCACTGCTATGAATCCTAGTCCTGTTACCCTGAAGATGGAGAAAGTTTATCAACCTTGTTTCCTCCTGACAAAGAAGCGATATGTTGGCTACAGTTATGAAAGCCCTGAACAAATCGAACCTGTTTTTGATGCTAAAGGTATTGAGACAATCCGCAGGGACACGTGTGGTGCAGTTGCAAAGATAATGGAACAGTCTTTGAGATTATTTTTTCAGCATCAGGATTTATTGGAG GTCAAATGTTACTTGCAACGTCAGTGGAAGAGGATACTTTCTGGAAGATTCTCCCTGAAAGATTTCGTCTTTGCAAAGGAGGTTCGTCTGGGTACCTACAGTGGAAGGATCTCTTCACTTCCTCCTGCTGCAATTGTGGCCACTAAGGCAATGAGATCTGATCGTAGGGCAGAACCACGATATGCTGAGAGAATACCTTATGTTGTAATCCATGGTGAGCCTGGAGCCCGCCTGTCTGATATGGTTGTGGATCCATTAGAAGTCTTGGCAATTGATTCTCCATTTAGAATAAATGATTTATATTACATTAACAAGCAAATAATACCAGCCTTGCAGCGTGTCTTTAGCCTTGTTGGCGCTGACCTGATCCAGTGGTTTTTAGAGATGCCCCGTCCTGTAAGGGAAGCATCTATAAAGAATAAGTTCTCTTCAAATTTTCAGAGAACCAGAATTGATTATTACTATCTCTCGAAACATTGTATAGTATGTGGGCAGTTGGTCCAGGCTTCAGCACGTTTGTGTAGTCAATGCTCCAAAAATGAAGCAGCTGCTGCAACAGCAGTGATTAGTAAAACTTCTAAGTTGGAGCAAGAGATGCAACATCTTGTTGCT ATATGTCACCACTGTGGCGGCGGTGATAGGCTTCTCGAAAGTGGGGTGAAGTGCACGTCCATTGCATGCACGGTGTTCTATGAGAGGCGGAAAGTTCAGAAAGAATTATTTGCTGCCACTGATGTCGCTGCAGAGAAAGGCTTCTATCCGaaatgcacggtagaatggttctaa